From the genome of Deinococcus sp. AJ005, one region includes:
- a CDS encoding magnesium transporter CorA family protein, giving the protein MIRAKHLASGEAFEWEGQTSGVWVDVQDVTPPELARLQAAFPLNELALEDVLEHGHWSRAEQYPEHAFITVRSFSHPDKEDEDTERISIFGFADAALTFSTSGTAALRNVWGMVGRENVNLPAEVTYELLDHTADTFFMLADALERRTDALEEQVFKNRRDNPVPDIFEVKHLLSQGRRLAGDAREAAALLGRHATATPADLVRYRDAQDSFTRAASHLDGLRDFLTSLLDLHLNLQNQRMNEVMRTLTAVSVIFLPLTFLAGVWGMNFKAMPELAWPLGYVMAWGSFLLVGGLLALYFKRRGWW; this is encoded by the coding sequence ATGATCCGTGCCAAGCACCTTGCGAGTGGGGAAGCTTTTGAATGGGAGGGGCAGACGTCCGGCGTCTGGGTGGATGTTCAGGATGTGACGCCGCCCGAACTGGCCCGTTTGCAAGCGGCTTTTCCCCTCAACGAGCTGGCCCTGGAAGACGTGCTGGAACACGGCCACTGGAGCCGCGCCGAGCAGTACCCCGAACATGCCTTTATCACCGTCCGGTCTTTCTCGCACCCCGACAAGGAGGACGAGGACACCGAACGTATCAGCATTTTTGGGTTCGCAGACGCGGCGCTGACCTTCAGCACGAGTGGCACGGCGGCGCTGCGAAACGTCTGGGGGATGGTGGGCCGCGAGAATGTCAACCTGCCCGCCGAGGTCACCTACGAACTGCTGGACCACACCGCAGACACCTTTTTCATGCTGGCCGATGCGCTGGAGAGGCGCACCGACGCGCTGGAGGAGCAGGTGTTCAAAAACAGGCGTGACAACCCGGTCCCCGATATTTTTGAAGTCAAGCACCTGCTGTCGCAGGGCCGCCGCTTGGCCGGTGACGCCCGCGAGGCTGCCGCGCTGCTGGGCCGCCACGCCACCGCCACCCCCGCCGATCTGGTCCGTTACCGTGACGCCCAGGACAGTTTCACCCGCGCGGCCAGCCACCTGGACGGCCTGCGCGACTTCCTCACCAGTCTGCTGGACCTGCACCTGAACCTCCAGAACCAGCGCATGAACGAGGTGATGCGGACCTTGACCGCCGTAAGTGTGATCTTTTTGCCGCTGACCTTCCTGGCGGGCGTCTGGGGCATGAACTTCAAGGCCATGCCGGAGCTGGCGTGGCCGCTGGGTTATGTGATGGCCTGGGGCAGTTTCCTGCTGGTCGGCGGCCTGCTGGCCCTTTACTTTAAGCGGCGCGGGTGGTGGTAA
- the crcB gene encoding fluoride efflux transporter CrcB yields the protein MTPALWISLMLGGAVGAACRQGAVMALMPLVARTGFPYAVLIINILGSFLLGLTLALAGRGLVSEAVRVAFGTGVLGAFTTFSTFSTELDGLLLRGQAVSALLYALGSVGLGLTAAIFGRLLGARL from the coding sequence ATGACGCCCGCGCTGTGGATTTCGCTCATGCTGGGAGGCGCGGTGGGTGCCGCCTGCCGCCAGGGGGCGGTGATGGCCCTGATGCCGCTGGTGGCCCGCACAGGTTTTCCCTACGCCGTGCTGATCATCAACATACTGGGATCGTTCTTGCTGGGTCTGACGCTGGCCCTGGCCGGACGTGGCTTGGTGTCGGAGGCGGTGCGGGTGGCCTTCGGGACCGGCGTGCTGGGCGCGTTCACCACCTTTTCTACCTTCAGCACAGAGCTGGACGGGTTGTTGCTGCGCGGACAGGCTGTATCGGCCCTGCTGTACGCGCTGGGCAGCGTGGGCCTGGGGCTGACGGCGGCCATCTTTGGAAGGCTGCTGGGTGCGAGGCTATGA